A genomic window from Paenibacillus sp. FSL K6-0276 includes:
- a CDS encoding TIGR02530 family flagellar biosynthesis protein: MSDRLTIGQLYPASLYSSTLQRSSIPKQTMTGEATFESVLQQKLLKFSNHAAKRLEQRGIELGSRQLDQISSAVDKAAAKGSKESLILMKDLAFIVSVPNRTVVTAMDGNSIRDNVFTQIDSAIVIS; the protein is encoded by the coding sequence ATGAGTGACAGGCTAACTATTGGCCAATTGTATCCTGCGTCCCTATATTCTTCAACGTTACAGCGATCTTCGATACCGAAGCAGACTATGACTGGAGAAGCAACCTTTGAGAGCGTACTGCAACAGAAGCTACTAAAATTCAGCAATCATGCCGCTAAGCGTCTTGAACAAAGAGGAATAGAGCTTGGAAGCAGACAACTGGATCAGATTTCTTCTGCTGTGGATAAAGCTGCAGCTAAAGGAAGTAAAGAATCCTTGATATTAATGAAGGACTTGGCATTTATCGTAAGTGTTCCGAATCGTACAGTTGTAACAGCTATGGATGGTAATTCGATAAGAGATAATGTGTTTACACAGATAGACAGTGCCATTGTGATTTCATAA
- a CDS encoding flagellar hook capping FlgD N-terminal domain-containing protein has translation MTTTTPVSTKDQWNYTAPESTKTTGNSDLGKDQFLKILITQLQNQDPMQPMQDKEFIAQMAQFTSVEQLMNISTQLTSMNQSLGSVSGLIGKDITWTDTATNLPKTGNVESIVVSKGIQYAVVGKDRVALTDITQIQNASSESGSGTGSNTPENGGGSGETV, from the coding sequence TTGACGACAACGACTCCTGTTTCTACTAAAGACCAGTGGAATTATACAGCTCCTGAATCTACTAAAACTACAGGGAATTCTGACTTGGGTAAGGATCAATTTTTGAAGATATTGATTACCCAGCTGCAGAATCAAGATCCGATGCAACCGATGCAAGATAAAGAATTTATTGCTCAAATGGCACAGTTTACATCTGTAGAGCAGCTGATGAACATCTCTACACAGCTTACATCCATGAATCAGTCTCTTGGTTCAGTATCCGGCTTGATTGGCAAAGATATAACATGGACGGATACCGCCACAAATCTACCTAAGACAGGGAATGTTGAATCAATCGTTGTCAGCAAGGGGATTCAATATGCGGTTGTGGGGAAAGACAGAGTTGCTTTAACCGATATTACACAAATTCAGAATGCATCTTCAGAAAGTGGTTCTGGCACAGGTAGTAATACTCCGGAGAATGGCGGAGGAAGCGGGGAGACAGTATGA